The Xenopus laevis strain J_2021 chromosome 7S, Xenopus_laevis_v10.1, whole genome shotgun sequence genome includes a window with the following:
- the tnfrsf1a.S gene encoding TNF receptor superfamily member 1A S homeolog precursor, which yields MIGHLMLMVLWLGVIPSYSIDVPLPAAILVKGEPVGITSLLNRQRRSHLENVTEEEKCADDEYKHPELNHCCKKCLAGFYRTVHCPEKNQVTQCRPCRTGTFTEVSNSITRCRRCSPCTSQHGHVIVKNCTQDKDTVCGCHPGQFQFKVASTFICKNCSHCLNGTVSVPCNGYNDTICTCHFGFYFDRGSRKCLSCDICNDPTCRQHCPPASGLVNPPQENHYWLYALLGLLSVICLAGVTLFIVRSNLKKCIWNTYKVPPPSNMTDPKSQSESPLLNKTEGSEPVNSISGNIIHMGECVQVTEGALCKSLPLPDVTQETRHQCFQDPVELYTLVDSIPMPRWKEFARRLGLSDNDIERSETDNRRYRDAQYDMLLTWKERVGRCGAKRDAVCKVLREMELAACIEKIQDCL from the exons ATGATTGGCCACCTGATGCTTATG GTGTTATGGCTCGGGGTTATTCCCAGCTATTCTATCGACGTCCCATTACCAGCAGCAATACTGGTCAAAGGAGAACCTGTGGGAATTACATCACTTCTGAATCGACAGAGAAGGTCCCACCTGGAGAATGTCACAGAAGAGGAGAAGTGTGCGGATGATGAATACAAACACCCAGAGCTGAATCATTGCTGCAAGAAGTGTTTGGCAG GTTTCTATAGGACAGTGCATTGTCCTGAAAAGAACCAAGTAACACAGTGTCGTCCTTGCAGAACTGGCACCTTTACTGAGGTATCCAACAGCATAACAAGGTGCAGAAGGTGCTCTCCATGCACTTCCC AACATGGGCATGTGATTGTAAAGAATTGCACCCAGGATAAGGATACTGTGTGTGGATGTCATCCGGGTCAGTTCCAATTCAAGGTTGCCAGTACTTTCATATGCAAGAACTGCAGCCACTGCTTGAATGGAACTGTGAGTGTCCCAT GTAACGGTTACAATGACACTATCTGCACATGTCACTTTGGGTTTTACTTTGATCGAGGAAGCAGGAAATGCCTTTCTTGTGATAT ATGCAACGATCCAACCTGTCGGCAGCACTGTCCTCCTGCATCAGGGCTTGTAAATCCACCTCAAG AAAACCATTACTGGCTGTATGCGTTGCTGGGACTCCTATCTGTCATATGTTTGGCTGGTGTAACACTTTTCATCGTTCGCAGTAATTTGAAGAAGTGCATTTGGAATACTTACAAGGTGCCACCACCAAGTAACATGACAG atcCAAAGTCTCAAAGTGAATCTCCATTG CTTAATAAAACCGAGGGCTCCGAGCCGGTGAATTCGATATCAGGAAACATAATCCATATGGGGGAGTGTGTGCAGGTGACTGAGGGGGCTCTCTGTAAGTCGCTCCCATTGCCTGATGTCACTCAAGAAACTCGCCACCAGTGTTTTCAGG ATCCAGTGGAACTTTACACACTAGTTGACAGCATCCCTATGCCCCGCTGGAAGGAGTTTGCCAGGCGTCTGGGCCTCAGTGATAATGACATTGAGAGATCGGAAACAGATAACCGGCGCTACAGGGATGCGCAATACGACATGCTTCTGACTTGGAAGGAAAGGGTGGGACGCTGTGGTGCAAAAAGAGATGCAGTTTGCAAAGTCTTGAGGGAAATGGAATTAGCGGCATGTATAGAAAAAATCCAGGACTGTCTCTAG